Proteins encoded by one window of Rhea pennata isolate bPtePen1 chromosome 11, bPtePen1.pri, whole genome shotgun sequence:
- the LOC134145263 gene encoding putative P2Y purinoceptor 10, with the protein MESNVFSGNCTDPQMSFQSTLYATTYTIIFVPGLLANSAALWVLCRFISKKSKAVIFMINLAVADLAHVLSLPLRMYYYINHMWPFGSFLCQACFYLKYLNMYASICFLTCISIQRYLFLYHPFKAKDWKRRYDVAISAAVWLFVGAACLPLPIVRSPALSNTTNTCFSDLGVKQMTPGASIALVTVAELFGFVIPLGIIACCTWKMRQSLQDCQTQLQNTSEKQKALRMLFMCAAVFFICFTPYHINFPLFMMVIENVIKDCAIHRSTLRFHPISLCLASLNCCLDPVLYYFMTSEFQDQLLRHSCAALRSRFARKGSSLSARDTSNDIHTKRGSFPRFKFWSLPKFFGRINSMEIPPMQPDELLLESIS; encoded by the coding sequence ATGGAGAGCAACGTGTTCTCTGGAAACTGTACTGATCCCCAGATGTCCTTTCAGTCCACCCTGTATGCAACCACTTACACCATCATATTCGTGCCCGGGCTTCTGGCAAACAGCGCTGCCTTGTGGGTTTTATGTCGCTTCATCAGCAAGAAGAGCAAAGCTGTGATTTTCATGATCAACTTGGCTGTGGCCGACCTGGCTCACGTTCTCTCCCTGCCACTGCGAATGTATTACTATATAAACCATATGTGGCCCTTTGGAAGTTTTCTTTGCCAGGCGTGTTTCTACCTGAAGTACCTCAACATGTACGCGAGCATTTGTTTCCTCACCTGCATCAGCATCCAGCGCTACCTCTTCCTGTACCACCCGTTCAAGGCCAAGGACTGGAAGCGGCGGTACGACGTGGCCATCAGCGCCGCGGTGTGGCTGTTCGTCGGGGCGGCTTGCTTACCGCTGCCCATCGTGAGGAGCCCAGCCTTATCCAACACCACAAACACATGCTTCTCAGACCTAGGTGTGAAGCAAATGACACCAGGGGCCTCCATCGCTTTGGTGACGGTTGCGGAGCTGTTTGGGTTTGTGATCCCCTTGGGCATCATTGCCTGTTGCACGTGGAAGATGAGGCAGTCCTTGCAGGACTGTCAAACACAGCTGCAAAACACCAGCGAGAAGCAGAAAGCTTTGCGAATGCTCTTTATGTGCGCCGCCGTGTTCTTCATATGCTTCACCCCGTACCATATCAACTTCCCCTTATTTATGATGGTGATAGAGAACGTCATCAAAGACTGTGCCATTCACAGGAGCACCCTCCGCTTTCACCCCATCTCCCTCTGCCTCGCGAGCCTCAACTGCTGTCTGGATCCCGTCCTCTACTACTTCATGACATCCGAGTTTCAAGATCAATTGCTGCGACACAGCTGCGCTGCCCTGAGGTCTCGGTTTGCACGCAAAGGGAGCAGCCTCTCTGCTAGGGACACCAGCAACGATATTCATACGAAAAGGGGAAGTTTTCCACGTTTCAAATTTTGGTCCCTTCCAAAGTTCTTTGGTCGAATAAATAGCATGGAAATTCCTCCGATGCAACCAGATGAGCTTTTGTTAGAGTCCATCTCTTGA
- the GPR174 gene encoding probable G-protein coupled receptor 174, with translation MTNNSTCSSDTDLKPYYAITYTFILIPGLIGNILALWVFYGYMKETKRAVIFMINLAIADLSQVLSLPLRIFYYLTGTWEFGGGLCIFCFYLKYVNMYASIYFLVCISVRRFLFLMYPFKFNDCKRICDVYISIVGWIIVFIGCLPFPLLRLHQNVKNTCFVDLPVKEVDLPISIAMMTIGELVGFITPLLIILYCSWKTILSLKEKNSASHDLGEKKKALKMILTCALVFLICFAPYHISFPLDFFVKTKKIKNKCVQKVISVFHAVALCLASLNSCVDPVIYYFTTNEFRRRLSRQDLQDSIQLHNLSYVKKHLRTEPKGQVVDC, from the coding sequence ATGACGAATAATTCAACCTGCTCCAGTGATACAGACCTCAAACCTTATTATGCAATTACATACACGTTCATTCTGATCCCTGGACTAATAGGAAACATATTAGCTCTGTGGGTTTTTTACGGCTACATGAAGGAGACTAAAAGGGCTGTGATATTTATGATTAATTTAGCCATTGCTGATTTATCACAAGTTTTATCCTTGCCTCTAAGGATTTTCTACTACTTGACTGGAACATGGGAGTTTGGAGGAGGtctctgcattttttgtttctacCTGAAGTATGTCAATATGTATGCAAGCATCTATTTCTTGGTTTGCATTAGCGTAAGAcgatttttgtttcttatgtACCCATTCAAATTCAACGACTGCAAACGCATTTGTGATGTGTATATCAGCATTGTCGGGTGGATCATAGTCTTCATTGGCTGTTTGCCTTTCCCTCTTTTGAGACTTCACCAGAATGTTAAAAACACATGTTTTGTGGACCTTCCTGTAAAGGAAGTTGACCTTCCCATCTCCATTGCCATGATGACAATAGGTGAATTGGTGGGGTTCATAACGCCCCTACTAATAATTCTATACTGCTCATGGAAGACTATCTtatccttaaaagaaaaaaattctgcctCACACGAccttggagagaaaaaaaaggctttaaagaTGATTCTCACCTGTGCTCTAGTATTTCTGATTTGCTTTGCACCTTATCATATCAGTTTTCCATTAGATTTCTTTGTTAAAaccaaaaagattaaaaataaatgtgtccAGAAAGTGATATCAGTGTTTCATGCTGTAGCTTTGTGTCTTGCCAGTTTAAATTCCTGCGTAGACCCAGTCATCTACTACTTTACTACAAACGAGTTCAGAAGACGACTTTCAAGACAGGATTTACAAGACAGCATTCAGCTACACAACCTAAGTTATGTGAAAAAGCATCTCAGAACTGAACCCAAGGGACAAGTTGTAGACTGTTAA